The Oenanthe melanoleuca isolate GR-GAL-2019-014 unplaced genomic scaffold, OMel1.0 S026, whole genome shotgun sequence nucleotide sequence gggtgCTCCCatcccgtgccaaggcagctccccgtgcccacgggaggacatctctccctgcagcagctcagctcctttcagggcctcagcagtggcctctgcaagttcttttccctcagcaaagggtgcacatccctgccttcagcacacctccagtgggacccacctgggaaagctttccatcccttctgcacttccagctggctccctggaaactcccaccttcgtccaaacaaaacttcatcccacctgaacctttgatttgaaggcatctctgcaggctgtcggttggcatttaatagctgtgagggaagactgccttggctttagtgctgctgctgctgaatgaggcctcaggcaggaagggaagggaagggaattggggtggacaggacatacctggcagctgcctgggagctctgggaggctggaaccgggaattgctgtctgagcccctctgcacgcagcccgtgccaccatcaccaggacacgccagctgctccttgggctgcttttgggctgtcagtggcctgtatccaggctgaagcatctccaggagcctgttcagagcagcccctggcccaggagcCACGGGCATCCATGCGGACAAAACcctggtactgggactgtccatgcctCAAAACCCATCCTGCTGACAAAACcctggtactgggactgtccatgcctCAAAAACCATCGTGCTGAGTAAACCGtggtactgggactgtccatgccccaaaaaccatcctgctgacaaaaccctggtactgggactgtccatgcccAACCTCTGTGGATGAATGTCATCTTGTTGGCTGGGACcaaggaaaaaatccagctgggggaaaaaaacccaaactcttgGCTGGGGACtctttattctaaatttaaaaatgagttgaGAAAGGTAAAAGGTAAAAACCATATGCACAAGGTTAGAAGCAGTCAGCACACAGACTGGCACAGGCAGACATaagcagacagacacagacacagactctccagacagacacagactctCCCAGACAGACACACGCTCCCCCTTTCACACTCTGCAGCTGACAGGCTGACTGCAACCCTCACTTGGAACGCTGCATGAAGAGGATGCTTCAACACATCCCCCGGCTGCTGCTCTTCAACACCCAACGGGAGATTCCAGGGAAATCGGCATAATTGGTGACTGCAGAGATGGGAATCCACCTCAGGGACCTgagagacagcaggagctggtcagGTAGAGGTTATCCCCACACATTTCCtacccaaaaccccacagaaaagagaggaacaaTAAAGTTCTGTAACTATTCTACCCAAgcgggtgccagggcagggcagctccgaGCTAAGGGGCACAATAAAGGCCCATACAGTAGAGATGCACACAGTAAAGGTACATGCAACATAAACCAAGACAGCTACATACAGTATAAGCCAAGGTAGGTACGTACACCATGGATGAGGACTGGAGATAACTCTCTGGAGGATTAAGTCTCAAGCCCAAGATAGAACCTATGGAACTAGTGAGGGCACATAAGGAGGGTCTAACACACTCCCTTACAGAAGGCCAAGAGAATGGCACGTGAAAAGCAGGCACTACCAAAGCTGAGAAGGAAGATGGATGAGAAGATCTTGTGTACTTCTTTCCgtctcaaaaagcaaaaaggtaaATGTGCTGGAATAAGCACAATGCAGGAAAGTACACGAGTAGAGTCTGGCTACCATGGCTTGGAAGGATGCTGATAAAGCATGGAGATGTGACAAAGGtaacacagatggacacaaagGACAGACCAAGGACACAGATTACACAAGAGACACCAGTTAtttacccagagctggaaggaactggagcagccatcaagtgcagcatctcagagccagagctggaatgaagaacgtgccacagagctggaggctcagcgagctggactgggaaacatctgcaagtgaaacaagcagaaggaacagaaatcatCTGGGCCCTGAGATATCCTGGGCTGTATCCCttgagatggggagagaaaggggaaaaagtaaaggagttcagggagaaggaaggaggggcaggggggagaggaggggaggttttgggaggcacaaggggggaaagaagaggaatacgcagagaaggaaggagggctAGAGCGGGGGAGAGGGGTAGAAGCCAAAGccccacagctcacctgggagcccgaacaagcagctcctcctctcacCCTACTCGGCGTCAGCAAACGGTGGCCGGGTGGTTTCCAGGCATTAAATCAcctcggccccagccccgggcccgccccgcttCATCCCGGTTCCTCCCGGGCTCTGCCTTCTGGGACTGCCCGGTCCCGCCCCTGTCCTGCCCCGTTCATGGGCACGCGGGACGTCCCGGTCACGAACTGCAGCAGCCGGATCCGCTTCTCAGCgtccatcagcagcacagcctgggggcagagacaccctcagcactgcaggagcccctctgtgccagcagcctcagggcactatgggctgcctctgctccatctgagcaggagctgcacctgccctcacctgagccaggagggagcagctccgGCCCCAGCACAACCACCCACCCTGAGCAGTtctcatacagaaaaatgattGCAAAAAAGGGCAGGGACTTTCACCTACAGGACCAGCGAGGGCTGGTGCCCAGTCTTACCTTCCAGAACCACCGGATAACAGGGTGGTTTGGGCAGTAACCATTTTTGTAGATGGTGTGTTGTCTCCAGCCGCTGACATCCACGCCACCAAGGCCACACATCAGTAACTGCAGGCAAGCAGAAgggtgggatgtgtccctgacCTCACAGGGTACAAGGTGCCACTGCCCCTCAGGGCTCTGACCTTCAGGCACTTATGCACACCCAGGGGAGAGTCCGAGCATCCCCAGAgtatcccagctgctgcagaagggctgcacACTGCCACAGTGTGACACAACTTCCACGTCTTTGGCTCAGATGGGACTGGCAGAGGGTGGCACTGATCCACTAGGCTGCTTCCAGGCTTTCAGAGGCACACCCCCCACCACCCTCCTGAGTGCAGCTCTTCTCATGTCATGAACAGATTTATTAATTAGGAAGAAACATCTGATTTCCAGCCGTGTCCGCACGTTCCCCCAGGGAGAGAGACAGATGACTGAAAAGCCCAGAACATGGCACATCTgtcagagagctgccagcttgGGGCACCAAATTGACTCACCTCCAGctcattttcatcaaaaatttTAATCGGGTCGATAGGAAGCAGTTCTGTGAATCCctaaaaagaagagcaaagttaAAACTCTCATCCCACAtaaatcctaattaaaaaaatcaatgaccAAATTACTTCAAGCTCAAATAATTAAACTTGAACGAGAATGACCTTATTCCCATAAGGGAAAGATGATATATTCTCACACAAGATAAAACTGTCAAATCACAAAACATCATGTATTCTATTTGCATTCCCTGCCAAGCTCCCCACTCCCTTTACACAGACACCAGTGGGTaagaaatctgtgttaaaaacaatccctggttttgggaaagaaaggagctaAAGAGCCTCGCCTCCAGAAAGgcattcatttctttctgcactctGTTGACAAATCGCCACTGGATGAccaggctgcagaaagaaacaaaaccccaccagaaaaacaaactcattaGCAGGTCTCAGCCAAGGGCTCAAAGGTTTCAGCAACCCCAAATGCTTTCAAGTTTGTCATTTACAACTTCAGCAAGTTCAGGTAACTAAGCAGCTTCCACCAGCTACTCCAATTTATTGGCTGGTGACTGATGGAATTTTGAAGAGACAAACCAAAAAGCCCAGTGACTTTGACCAAATCacagtgggaattttttcaCTCCTGTAGGTACCTACGTGAGCAgacattttattcttccagaGCAATGAGCAATTAAAAATTCCCAGCAAAGTCTGCaagctctgaggagagctgtcaggacacagcacctcgcctataaagaaagaaataaactgcagcatCAAAGGGACACCTTGCTTTCAGCACCAGCCACCCGCAGCACAAACACCTCACAGGTGCAGGCATCAAAAGTCAATTCCAGGCATGGAATTGCTCCAGGTCCAGGCACTGGAAATGAATTCCCAGTTTGCATGAATGTAGCAATTGTAACCATctttcactttggaaaaggcCCTGATTTAAAATGCCAGCAGGTATTAATGAATTCAGCATTTTACATCCTGGTAGGTAGAAGAactgagaaatctgaaaatgaaacctaATTTCAGATCTGGCCAGTTTTGGTAGGATTGCTGGCACTGGACTCCTGGCTCTGGTCTGTGACTGGCAGAGGAGGACACTGGGAtgagggccaggctggagagcacctTCTGGCTCATCTCGGCTTGAGCCAGGTGTTGGAGAAGGACGTTTCCATGGGGGGAATTTCAGGAGATCAAAGCACGTCATTTAATTTACTCCTTGTTCTTGTACCTGACGGGATATAACCAATGTTAACAGTAAGGTTTTTCCCCAATGATCCCTGATGCTCTTGTGCAGTACAAGCTCCAGGGATTGCAGCAGGGCCAATTCTaacccagctgctctttcttccccCCAGGCACATTCCATCACGGTACTTACTCAATGTATTCCcgcttgttttcatttgttaccATGATTTCGGACCCGTTGGGCTTCAGGTCCACTTGATATGTCTGCCTTTCAAAAGACCAAAGGCTGTTATTTGAGGACATCTTTCTCCCAGAACCcactctccctgagcagtgtttcACAAGCAGGATCAGGCAATCATGAGCAAATTGATTTACACTTTTGAACAAACCTGCGCtgacagaagggaaaactggcagagaggggctggctaTTTACTGatcattttattacaattattatttataataatgaaattatatatttatataaaatagaacCACAAAATAGGTACTTTATATACACAAAATTATAATAGCTATTATTTGTAATACAAGAAGATAAATCACATACTGGAACTGCCCAAAGCCAACCAGTGGGTTACAAAACCTCTCTATTCTGTGGCTCCTAGTTCTCCATGAAATCCATAACCTTCGGGTGCTTcaggaaaaaggcagcactggaaagtggatcagaatatttttgacaGGACACTGAATGCATggtttgaaatgctgaagtcAGTTTTTATAAAAGGCCCTACAGTCCCCAGCTCCAGTTCTATCTGGAGCCAGGATCTAGGGCTCAGAAgtaaacaaagggaaaatgcaaaaaaaggtCATAAAAAACCTCTAAgcaaactaatttaatttaatgtctaCAACACTTTCATTTGTCATGGAGAAAGAGCCCCATAGGCTGTGACCCTTTTCAACCTGGCAGCTTCCCCCTGGCGCACCAGCTGTGACAGGCACTACAGAGAGGACCTGgtgtccttctgctgctctcctgacagCACCTTCAGCTTCAGGAACCAGAGAGTCCCTGAGCATGTCCCAGCTGGACTGTGGGACACCTTCATCCCTCCTTCACTGCAAGTATTTCACTCAGCTGCATGTCCAGCTTGtcccagaggtgccacagctccctgacaggagctggcagccccgctcccagctgggaacacAGCCAGCTGAGCTCGTTGCTGCTTTCACCACCACCAGACTGTCAGCACTGAGCTACTTGTTGGCAACCACCAGTCCTAAGATGCAAGTAACCTTTACGTACCTGCCCAAAGTTTTCCTCATCTATGCAAAACGTGAGATCCAGCTCGGTGGGGTCATTTTCCAGGATCCACTTCAGAGAGTTGTAGTATTCACTATCCTAGGGCAGATCACAGTTAGGCAGTTTGAAAATGGGCAAttagtgcagagctgtggaaagccAGGGGCctgtgagcactggcacaggttcaATGGGCTCTTACCACTGACTCCATGTCCTTCAGGGTTATGGGCTTCCCCAGCATCATCTTGTAGAAAGGTCTGATGAAGAAGCCTGGGAGAGAGAGGACAGAttacctgccctgccctgcacctgcacaTTCCAGAAAGGTGGAATGCTTGAGGGCACCACCCCTGGCATTTCCTGTTACCTCCTGACTGTaacagtcctgcagctgcaacggcatcagagcagctcagctttattttattatggcACAGAAAGtccaatttttcagtttcaacaaTTATCCACTACCTGCCATACTCCACTGACCACCCTAACATTAAtggcagagagagacaaaagctGGGGAATTAAGCCCAGGGTACTCTATCCCATTTAAAATCACTACTTCCCTCTCCAAGGAGTTGCCTAAAAATCAGGCTAGTGaccttcctctgctcaggactctgatttaatgagaaggtgaagggggcagaactgtcctgttttggtgcaagagaaccacccagcaaggagcagtggagatgctggcagtggcacagcacagcccacttctttccatctacagctctgaggagcaccaggaggatgacaggaaagcttctacaggaccatgctgggactgcccttccctgcctccagacagctgctcctcccaggatcctgaacacgggatcacaacaaaacaacggggttgcaaccagaagacaacgctccagacccacccggtgccacctgcaatggcaaggtgctggtcaccctgggctgccaccctctgctgctacggacactcctctgggtcaggactgggcagcagcaatcagactgcattttccttgttcctacaactggaaaagccctctaagtttgagcatcccaagctgctttaagggggactgggatctgaaaggtgtccttcagcaaatgttacctggagaaaattctgaaggactgcgagcacattgcaagacatttgatctattagttaatttaacggtaaaatactactttattccccttcacacattaaagtgatttatcccttgtggaaaagctgaggagggctgccagcctgagaccccagagctgctgccaaggtggggcacccagcacagccctttgcctttccaacccctccactggaatccccttctacagacttcttggtcaccttgacaccagcagccacaaatcacagcgccagttctgtgtgaaatcacaggtaacacagctggaaatgactgacagtgggtcagctcttggccctctctaccTCAGAGTGTGcagcgacaccaacaaatctcagtctgagtttcttctcagagtcttacagggacttcacgtcaaaaatgctgttccagggctacaagggtctggcatgaaccactccacctggaactgcagctcaggattctctgcctgatcccaagtgcacatggataacaagttcattctttttgaagagtattttcaaaagtctcaacaccttcaaaagtttcagaactttgagtcttcccaccactacagttctctgccagaaaccaggctctcaggcctttgaggattccctctcctgcctttccaagggccccactatttccctgaagttgggaccccctgccacacagagaactctcagagccagacattcccaatgctgatggcatcacaagggttactccagctgggatttgggcactcctgtcaatacatcacagagtgaaatacctcttgtccaggtgagggtatttttcatgccctttccaaccaaaactctactaataactgccattctgagttacactttgccattctccttgcacagcctctccctgcacactgcaggggccatttgccaggctcagtgagcccctctgccctctcctgccctgctgcttcctgctgaactaaggagttctcctccctaactccctgtgcgtgtcactgatgcagatggtgaatagcaccgtgtgctgctggatgtggacagactttgaggggaacccactgatggtatccatgccccttgtgcgtgaatcactgccagctgcccagaaaatggctgcagaagggctgttttccctcctgatcccgtccaacacgtggctggtaggtgcctgggagctgccaggaaggcagcagtgtgtgtgtgctgcagggagcagtgtgcccatggggtgaggtgacagggcagctggggcacacagagccagggaagggctcaggggcaccccacagaccggggaagggctcaggggcgtgccagaattgttttcccaggggcctttggccctctgctgtgagacagttgggctgtactaaaatggcacTGCCATACGAGGTGgaggtgccactctttgtggagctgtgaggtgcattgtcccacccatgttgtgtttgtttctacaggggtatcagagcacttattaaagggaaatggggcacactgagtaattcaagataaacacacagtagcattgtcacaggaacttcaccctgtgccttagattttgcctatttatgtatccttaacacagcaggactaaatcaattgataaatgcatatctttgtagcctgcagtgctcaaggcttccctcccctattcctgctcctcctgcacccctcaccacgcttcctaactagtgaaattaagttctggtgaaagttttggaaaaagaagcgtagaaacaagtgcttacttgttacAAGCTCTACTatgagttttccccagctaggagcagcacagaagtgagacaggggcaatgacatcagggaacagctgtagagttaaaggcagaaagaaaagacttaccagcaaagggcaggaaaggagaaaggtttcagaaaagattttggtggtctaattaatgatcatttctgattctcctgtgagaagaacacaaactcacagccagtcaggcctcacagtcctcTGTAGTGAGAGTTCAGCACACATcccagaggcaagtccagcacctgaaacaaaaaaaaaaaaaaaaaaaaaaaagaaaaaataaccagaagaaaaaggtgacagggcagcacaaagattgttctctgtgcagcgcccagactcggggctcgctctcagctttgctagttcccgtgaattatcccacagcccccaattatctgctcagttcctgctgccatacctcacagtgcctcacggagggtggatattcccgtgcagagctgccccttgaacgccagctgtgccaggaacgggcagagcgtccaaggaagctcagcagcatcgggacagggacaggcatctgttccaaagaattggctatttaaagccctcatccccccagccccacccaatgtccctgggggcacttgacagagctgcctggagtccagctgatttagcccccctgagccggggctccaggtgatattttcaagcaggagaaggcagggccgggggcgctcccgtcccgtgccaaggcagctccccgtgcccacgggaggacatctctccctgcagcagctcagctcctttcagagcctctgcaagttcttttccctcagcaaagggtgcacatccctgcctcagcacacctccagtgggacccacctgggaaagctttccatcccttctgcacttccagctggctccctggaaactcccaccttcgtccaaacaaaacttcatcccacctgaacctttgatttgaaggcatctctgcaggctgtcggttggcatttaatagctgtgagggaagactgccttggctttagtgctgctgctgctgctgaacgaggcctcaggcaggaagggaagggaaggaattggggtggacaggacatacctggcagctgcctgggagctctgggaggctggaaccaggaattgctgtctgagcccctctgcacgcagcccgtgccaccatcaccaggacacgccagctgctccttgggctgcttttgggctgtcagtggcctgtatccaggctgagcatctccaggagcctgctcagagcagcccctggcccgggagccacgggcagcccttgagccgtgtccgtgccagcgccggccgggcacccagcgcccatcccgggccgtgtgcggcacgggcaggacgctgcaggcacagccctgccccgagggcccaaggacaagaggtgctggatgcctttcggggactcctggcctctCCTGCCCccgttccccgcagctgggacacacagaaacaacaaggagcattgctggcagtgagtgggaggcactgaggcctctgtgcagctctgggccacaaaaccaaccccagcttcagcagctgcttcatttgggcaacactcacctgcaggaaatgccacctgccactctccagaagaACTCAGGCCACGCAGCAAGGAAGCCTCagaacctgtcctgctcacttctccctacaaagagacatggcaagagcaaatctacagctgctgggtaaatcctggaaagggcaggaaaatcaggggatgggaagatgcggtgctgtcatgccagctgccagccagttctaccctacagccgtggcaggggctggtgtgtaaagctgctttagcagaatagaaggagctgcagtttccttgctggagccaatgattcccatccttgggagtttcatacctgagATGCAGaggctcagtcagtcggagcacagtccaggtagtgccaggttgtgagttcaattctcccacgggccgtgtcctcgagagtcggatttcagaaccctctcaatcccagtatatcctgtgacctggaagtaaagaggaaaagccgCAACCGAGTTTTAAtaaagaggttttgccattgcagagctttttggagttgcaaagcaaagggagggggagcatcccatctggcaggtgaatgagaagcagcccgagcagaaccgtgcccggccccgccgagcggctcgtcccgcgccccagccccgctcgttccgcaggggtgcgcgggcagcagccccggggctgtgcgcgcacgggaacggggggCCGGGCGCTGCTCGCGCTCAggctgcggggcctccgcgggacgggggcaccgggagcgccgggatttggggctcccagggctggcacggcggcccccgcgcccggccgggtccagccgcgatgcagcgtctacacggggagatcccgccgccgttcttccgggcgcggttaccggcagagccccggctccccgcggccgcagcgggaccgtgtccagagtgccgcggccgccggaacggaatggagcggcagcgccgggctcagccccagcgcccgtccgggggctgctgctgctgcctgcggctcgatcccgatcccggccccgctacccgcaccctgcctgccggggagaggcggcaccgcctggaacccccagccaataccgccaaaacctagacccgaccctagtcctacctgagcgccccaggattcgcgcagaaccgggagctgtccctggcacagcgctccgacgaggatcccgccgcCTCCCAGCACGAGTGTTCCCGAACGGAACGGGCCGGGAGCGGATCGGGCCGCATAGAAataggccccggcccgcgcagccgcactggggccccgcgcacctgtgccgggcccggccccgcccctgaaTCACCTCACGGCCCGGCACCTGGATCCtcgcccggtaccgcccccggtaccgccgtgggtaccgccgtcgctgccgcccttggtaccgcccctggttccgcccttggtaccgcccccgggACCGCCTTCGGTACGCCCCCGGCAGgacaggaccccggcagagaaaggcgtctgTCCGCAGCCGCCTGTCTGCGCTCCTGCCGTTTCCCGCGCGCCGCGGCGCCGttgagcccacagcccgtgtccgcgCTCTCGGAAACgcgcagaaaatcgcgccgcggggatcggtgtcggcgtcgcgggcaggcagcccccaaaacacactgGGGTCCTGAtttttcccgccctttctgccgccatatatagaaggtcaaacgagtgccggccaaaccgccatctgagagtggcaagacgtcacttccgcccttctcggccgccatctctagtactggcagaggccacttccggcccggctgccatctttgttgtggtacacggaactgccgccatatatagaaggtcaaacgagtgcaggccaaaccgccatcttgagagtggcaagacgtcacttccgcccttctcggccgccatctctagtactggcagaggccacttccgcagcgtggcggcagtcctacagggcagcgtcccggcacgcgctcgctccatcatcggaagggcacgcgcgcagcaccgcgctgtgcccacaggacggcagcgctgccagggcgccggagcggcggcggctgcagtaccgcgctgtgcccacaaggcggcagc carries:
- the LOC130266374 gene encoding E3 ubiquitin-protein ligase NEDD4-like — its product is PGFFIRPFYKMMLGKPITLKDMESVDSEYYNSLKWILENDPTELDLTFCIDEENFGQTYQVDLKPNGSEIMVTNENKREYIDLVIQWRFVNRVQKEMNAFLEGFTELLPIDPIKIFDENELELLMCGLGGVDVSGWRQHTIYKNGYCPNHPVIRWFWKAVLLMDAEKRIRLLQFVTGTSRVPMNGAGQGRDRAVPEGRAREEPG